A portion of the Leptospira kanakyensis genome contains these proteins:
- a CDS encoding transposase, which yields MKQLDIGIVMPLFRDWKLAREAGTRSEVGQIVRRAVDSLGLARPQIYNIFNRLLEGESIFSVAKVERKKTGSRLGVAEIALRELEIYEITKLMFAGEVQHEQAKTGTGKDRDLRTVGFALNRKYGKSMEFAIEQAERLGTIRKGIWDRFKLGRALNERGITRKQMSKPLASVTWMATYSNQFWMFDASPLNAVYLEPGKESRISIRPDIESGLTRIYEGSKEATLRKVHIYVAVDVYSKAFYAYAYAPIAKGKESTHGGENSTDWHDFLSRAFLEKDDGYIPIQGTPERVYTDKHTAFESLSGFFSRLDIIQESHFPGHSKAKGPIESRISAIKRCCETMAVRGMIRNLDEFNLLLYRYQVSRNSKLKSYEKWLKSANEKPIKAVTKQNLTDASIKEEIRKINAYGCIEIEATQYLLRYPNGQVVSDRTREAVKVYRNSRGGFEVLTCDGIRLTADPAGPIGREPGSFKNVGDRDGLTETSRIKNRKKVLSSAKAAEKTLVLSDALPDLPEVPYGKLHVSKEHRQTHTPMAPEKFESTDDAFEWMLNELGHTEESLEELSMKLADERDENLSIGAIVLQLLRSSKRKIGYIPAQEVYDTIEIIRDTFPEVSK from the coding sequence GTGAAGCAGCTAGATATTGGAATCGTGATGCCTCTATTTCGGGACTGGAAACTCGCAAGAGAGGCCGGTACACGTTCCGAAGTCGGACAGATTGTCCGAAGGGCTGTCGATTCACTGGGCCTAGCTAGACCACAAATTTACAACATTTTCAACCGTCTCCTTGAAGGAGAGTCTATCTTTTCGGTGGCAAAAGTTGAACGGAAGAAAACTGGATCGAGGCTTGGTGTTGCAGAAATTGCATTAAGAGAACTTGAAATCTATGAGATCACAAAACTCATGTTTGCAGGTGAAGTGCAACATGAGCAAGCAAAGACTGGTACCGGCAAAGATCGAGACCTTCGCACCGTTGGCTTTGCCTTAAATCGAAAATATGGGAAGTCGATGGAGTTTGCTATTGAACAAGCCGAGCGATTGGGAACTATCCGAAAGGGGATTTGGGATCGTTTCAAACTAGGAAGAGCATTAAACGAACGTGGTATCACCCGAAAACAAATGAGTAAGCCGTTGGCTTCTGTTACTTGGATGGCTACTTATTCAAACCAGTTTTGGATGTTTGATGCATCACCACTTAACGCAGTTTATTTGGAACCTGGGAAAGAATCGAGAATATCCATCCGGCCCGATATTGAATCCGGTTTAACGAGGATCTATGAAGGCTCCAAAGAAGCTACTCTTCGTAAGGTTCATATTTATGTGGCTGTAGATGTGTATTCAAAGGCTTTTTACGCATACGCATACGCACCAATCGCTAAGGGAAAGGAATCAACTCACGGTGGAGAAAATTCGACTGATTGGCATGACTTTCTTTCTCGCGCATTTTTGGAAAAGGATGATGGGTATATTCCAATACAGGGAACACCAGAGAGAGTCTATACGGATAAACATACCGCTTTTGAATCTCTTTCTGGATTTTTTTCAAGATTGGATATTATCCAAGAGTCTCACTTCCCTGGTCACTCTAAAGCGAAAGGGCCAATTGAAAGCCGTATTTCAGCGATTAAACGATGTTGCGAAACTATGGCCGTTAGAGGAATGATTCGAAATTTAGATGAATTTAATCTTCTTTTATATAGGTATCAAGTTTCTAGAAATTCGAAATTAAAATCGTATGAGAAATGGCTAAAGTCTGCGAATGAAAAGCCGATCAAAGCAGTTACGAAACAGAATCTGACAGATGCTTCAATCAAAGAAGAAATCAGAAAGATTAACGCATACGGCTGTATCGAAATCGAAGCAACACAGTATTTACTTCGATATCCAAATGGACAGGTTGTATCAGATCGAACCAGAGAGGCTGTCAAGGTGTACAGAAACTCAAGAGGTGGATTTGAAGTTCTAACTTGTGATGGTATTCGCCTTACAGCAGATCCAGCAGGGCCTATTGGAAGGGAGCCTGGTAGTTTCAAGAACGTTGGCGATCGTGATGGACTTACCGAAACAAGCCGAATAAAAAACCGAAAAAAGGTTTTGTCTTCAGCGAAAGCTGCGGAAAAAACTTTGGTTCTTTCGGATGCACTTCCTGATTTGCCAGAAGTTCCTTACGGCAAACTGCACGTATCAAAAGAACATCGGCAGACGCACACTCCAATGGCTCCAGAAAAATTTGAGAGTACCGACGATGCATTTGAATGGATGCTAAATGAGCTCGGACATACAGAAGAATCACTGGAAGAACTTTCCATGAAGCTTGCAGATGAACGAGATGAGAATCTTTCGATCGGTGCGATCGTATTACAGTTGTTACGATCATCTAAAAGAAAGATTGGATATATCCCTGCACAAGAAGTTTACGACACAATCGAAATTATAAGGGACACATTCCCTGAGGTTAGCAAATGA